The Palaemon carinicauda isolate YSFRI2023 chromosome 20, ASM3689809v2, whole genome shotgun sequence DNA segment TCACGATCTCAGGTGGAccttgttgacatgcagtcttgcgCTAAAGGAAAGTATAAAGTGGATATTGGTGTACCAAGATCATCTAACAAAGTATTGCATATTGCGCCCCTTAACTTCAAAAAGAGGCGCTGAGGTTGCATTCTAGCTAATAGACATATTTTTTAATGTTCGGAGCCCCTCAAATTCCTCAGAATGATAATGGTGGTGAATTTACAGCATTGGTAATTCTGGAACTCAAACTTCTTTGGCCAAACCTGTTGATTGATCATGGTAAACCAAGGCATCCACAGAGCCAGGGATCTGTTGAACGCCTTAACTGTGATATAAAAGACATGCTTATTTCATGGTTAGGGGATAATGATACAACTGACTGGCCCATGGGACTCAGGTTTGTGCAGTTCCAAAAGAACTCCAGTTACCATTCTGGAATCAAACAATCTCCATACaaagcactctttggtgttgacgcCAGAGTAGGTGTACGTTCAACGGCACTTCCAGATGAAGTTTTAAAGACAATGATCACTGAAAAGGATTTACTTGGAGCTGACAGTTTCTCCTCTGACTCTACTTGGCCAGACGAATCACCGGAGTTCACGAACCCTCCAGACGATTCACCTGAATGTTCTGCTCCTCCAAATGACTCGCCAGAAGACTTCGCTCAGCCAGGTAGagatgcaaaaaaaataaataaataaataaataaataattaaggaaGGATAAGTAGCTGCATCAATTTTTTGTTTTCGTTTATTCAGATGCTCCTCCAAATGACTCACCAGAGGACTTTGCTCAGCCAGGTAGAGAGGGaaaaaatactgttataaaatgtaactgaaaattaatttggttaaatttcaaacTACATGACAAGTCTATCaccattaattatttcttttttattttgctaataaggaaagaaaagtaactgcattaattcGTTTTTTTTATTCAGATGATTCATCAGAGAGCCctgctttataaaaaaaatcttttgttataaaatgtaaatattaaactaATTTGGTTAAATTCAAAACTACATGGCAAATCTATCTCCATTAATTGAATGTTCCTttgttattaaggaaagaaaagtaactgcatttaTTCTTTGTTTGCCTTCATTCAGATGGCTCAGCAGAGGGCTCTGCCTATCCAGTCAGTCCAACCTGTGGCCAGAATCCTCAAGGAAGACTTCATCAGCTCCAAGAAGACATAGCACTTCAACGGTCCAGAGCATCAGCTGGTCAGTTAGCTCAAGCTGAGCGCATGGTCAAACGTAGTCGTTTAGAACACGTCCCAGGTGATCCAGGAGAAAACGTGAAAATTCCCATCCCGTTAGTTGATCGAGGGAAAGGTGATCCACGAAATGTTATCGGTGTTATCCTAGATCATAACGAAAATGACATGTATCGAATACACGTGAGAGATTGGATCCTCAAGGCCCGCTATAGTAGGAGCCAATTTGATATCTGCAGCCATCAACTGTATAGCATTGATGAAGTAAGTGCAGACAAGGAAATTGGACTTCGTCAGGCAGTACAGCAATCATCTAGGTTTGGTAGTCAAGGTTATGCTAAGTCCAACTGCACTGCAGGCAAGAAACAGTGTCAAATAAATCGCTGTAAATGTTACAAAGAAGGTCACTTGTGCAATAGTCGGTGCCACTCTAGATTAaattgtaagaatataaaatgatgtAACAAAAATATCGCATTTTataattaagttttaattttgtaattatctcGTTCCTCAGGTTTTACAAAATAAAGTTTTACTCAAGAATCAggtttgtttttctgtctgttcattacggtgccactctagtttaaattgtaagaataaaaattatatgataataaaaatgtcgcattttagaacacacacacacacgttcctcGGCCTGGCGGGGTCGGAGAGTTGTGATCCATAgcaggatcatttcagtcattatgccaagaaaatctatcaaaattttagtcactttgtaaTTTGTCTGCGATTTCCAGCTGATTTATAAAATGcctgggtgaactaggcagttcacaaattaccttaaataatcagtcactttacaaattgtcttgatttagagattgactgtaacatatatatatatatatatatatatatatatatatatatatatatatatatatatatatatacatatatatttttgggctcaagccatgtcgtcctgatggaagttcctatagggtagcttcctagggtatattacaactacggcgatattcccagagaatttaccttaaggtaccagaattctaactcctggagcgagtatccctcgtgaaagggatatcgcgacatatcagaggacgtattcttgacacgccacatggcaatctgcatcctggacagagatttcgtctcgtaggaggcgattggcaagaaacgaattcgggaaagaaaaaggggagccgctcccaaggctccctatcatccgattcgtatgcgtgcctggcgccaatcctggcgccatctgtattcctttttgcgtagcttaacaactcggtgttttttcctgtgtttctcgcaaatcttggatttattctacttttcatggcttctccgtcttcgtcggcctctgataagttgagt contains these protein-coding regions:
- the LOC137659841 gene encoding uncharacterized protein, giving the protein MFGAPQIPQNDNGGEFTALVILELKLLWPNLLIDHGKPRHPQSQGSVERLNCDIKDMLISWLGDNDTTDWPMGLRFVQFQKNSSYHSGIKQSPYKALFGVDARVGVRSTALPDEVLKTMITEKDLLGADSFSSDSTWPDESPEFTNPPDDSPECSAPPNDSPEDFAQPDAPPNDSPEDFAQPDGSAEGSAYPVSPTCGQNPQGRLHQLQEDIALQRSRASAGQLAQAERMVKRSRLEHVPGDPGENVKIPIPLVDRGKGDPRNVIGVILDHNENDMYRIHVRDWILKARYSRSQFDICSHQLYSIDEVSADKEIGLRQAVQQSSRFGSQGYAKSNCTAGFTK